In the Salinirubrum litoreum genome, one interval contains:
- a CDS encoding DEAD/DEAH box helicase family protein, whose product MTIRLSFEDGTLRVEQTDADSATPDTAETTGLPPLPGVESDPRSGVARAPAHRYAAIRQTLDDAGVSVDDRVRPRITDPDLALSTDYDLREYQRDALDRWHEAGERGVLELPTGSGKTVIAVAAMAALSVPTLVVVPTVDLLEQWRRELRTEFDVPVGQFGGGDQRQEQLTVATYDSAYLRADDVGGDFGLVVFDEVHHLGGEGYRDIARLLVAPGRLGLTATFERPDGAHEIVADLVGDRLVSLTPDDLAGEHLADYEIRRVEVELTPAERERYEARQGVFVDYLKRSNITFRSGSDYQELVKRSGTDPEAREALLAKQDAREIMMNSEGKVRACRRLLDRHREDRVIVFTAHTDLVYRLSERFLLPAITAETSAPERRELLRRFREGDYSRVVAANVLDEGVDVPDANVAILLSGSGSEREFTQRLGRVLRPKADGGTAILYEVVSSETAEERVADRRR is encoded by the coding sequence GTGACGATCCGGCTCAGTTTCGAGGACGGGACTCTCCGCGTCGAGCAGACAGACGCCGACTCCGCGACGCCGGACACCGCCGAGACGACCGGCCTCCCGCCGCTCCCCGGCGTCGAGTCCGACCCACGGAGCGGTGTCGCTCGCGCGCCGGCCCACCGCTACGCCGCGATTCGGCAAACCCTCGACGACGCTGGCGTCTCGGTCGACGACCGCGTCCGGCCCCGGATCACCGATCCCGACCTCGCGCTCTCGACCGACTACGACCTCCGCGAGTACCAGCGGGACGCCCTCGACAGGTGGCACGAGGCGGGCGAGCGCGGCGTCCTCGAACTGCCGACCGGGAGCGGGAAGACCGTGATCGCGGTCGCCGCGATGGCCGCGCTGTCGGTGCCGACGCTCGTGGTCGTCCCGACCGTCGACCTGCTGGAGCAGTGGCGGCGCGAACTCCGAACCGAGTTCGACGTCCCGGTCGGGCAGTTCGGGGGTGGCGACCAACGTCAGGAGCAGCTCACCGTGGCGACCTACGACTCGGCGTACCTCCGGGCCGACGACGTGGGCGGCGACTTCGGCCTCGTGGTCTTCGACGAGGTCCACCACCTCGGCGGCGAGGGCTACCGGGACATCGCCCGCCTGCTGGTCGCGCCGGGCCGCCTCGGTCTGACCGCGACCTTCGAGCGCCCGGACGGCGCACACGAGATCGTCGCCGATCTGGTCGGCGACCGACTCGTCAGCCTCACGCCGGACGATCTGGCCGGCGAACACCTCGCGGACTACGAGATTCGCCGCGTCGAGGTCGAACTCACCCCGGCAGAACGCGAGCGCTACGAGGCGCGACAGGGCGTCTTCGTGGACTACCTGAAGCGGTCGAACATCACCTTCCGGTCCGGGAGCGACTATCAGGAACTCGTGAAGCGCTCCGGGACCGACCCCGAGGCGCGGGAGGCACTGCTGGCCAAGCAGGACGCCCGCGAGATCATGATGAACTCCGAGGGGAAGGTCCGGGCCTGCCGGCGTCTGCTGGACCGCCACCGCGAGGACCGCGTGATCGTCTTCACCGCCCACACCGATCTGGTCTATCGACTCTCCGAACGCTTCCTCCTCCCGGCGATCACCGCCGAGACGAGCGCACCCGAGCGACGGGAGCTCCTGCGACGGTTCCGCGAGGGCGACTACAGCAGGGTCGTGGCCGCGAACGTCTTGGACGAGGGCGTCGACGTGCCGGACGCGAACGTGGCGATTCTGCTCTCCGGCAGTGGGAGCGAACGCGAGTTCACCCAGCGCCTCGGGCGTGTGCTCCGGCCGAAAGCCGACGGCGGGACCGCGATTCTCTACGAAGTCGTCAGCAGCGAGACCGCAGAGGAACGTGTCGCCGACCGCAGACGCTGA
- a CDS encoding DUF309 domain-containing protein — translation MDDHTHDPSVAPPLGNPTGWREDRRWEHATLRRATEHGVRLFNSGAYHASHDCFEDEWYNYGRGSVESMFLHGMVQVAAGAYKHFDFEDDGGMRSLFRTALQYFGGVPDDFYGVDLADVRATMRAALDDPTALHGWRISLDDHRPSAYDADYEYAESLE, via the coding sequence ATGGACGACCACACCCACGATCCGAGCGTCGCCCCGCCGCTCGGCAACCCCACCGGGTGGCGCGAGGACCGGCGGTGGGAACACGCCACGCTCCGCCGGGCGACGGAACACGGCGTCCGCCTGTTCAACAGCGGGGCCTACCACGCCTCCCACGACTGCTTCGAGGACGAGTGGTACAACTACGGCCGGGGGAGCGTCGAGAGCATGTTCCTCCACGGGATGGTGCAGGTCGCCGCCGGCGCGTACAAACACTTCGACTTCGAGGACGACGGCGGGATGCGCTCGCTGTTCCGGACCGCGCTCCAGTACTTCGGCGGCGTCCCGGACGACTTCTACGGCGTGGACCTCGCCGACGTGCGGGCGACGATGCGGGCCGCACTCGACGACCCGACCGCGCTCCACGGCTGGCGAATCTCGCTGGACGACCACCGGCCGAGCGCCTACGACGCGGACTACGAGTACGCC